TTGAATAAAGGCATTGTGACATGTCGCGTCCACTTGCAGGCATGATGCCAAGGCAATGGGTCCTAATGGGCAATGTGGAGCCGCAGCAACATCAAAGGCTTCAGCCATGGAGAGGATTTTTTTGTTTTCTGTAATGCCTCCCGCATGAGATAAGTCCGGTTGAATGATGTCAACATAACCATCCATTAACAGATTCTTAAAGTCCCATTTTGAATACATTCTTTCTCCGGTCGCAATTGGAATGACGGTGTGCTTCGAGATCTCACGTAAGGCTTCATTGTTTTCTGAAAGCACTGGTTCTTCGATAAACATCGGTCGAAATTGTTCTAGTTCTTTTGCTAAAATTTTTGCCATTGGTTTATGCACACGGCCGTGGAAATCGATGCCGATGCCAAGATATTTACCTCCTGCTTCGCGAACAGCGGCGACATTTTCTAAGACATGGTCAATTTTCTCGTAGGAATCAATGTATTGCAGTTCATTTGTTCCATTCATTTTGATTGCGGTGAAGCCTTTTTCGACCGCATCTCGTGCGGCTGCGCCAACATCTGATGGACGGTCTCCACCAATCCATGAGTAGACTTTCATTGAGTCTCTTGCTTTGCCTCCAAGCAACTCGTGAACAGGTGCATTATAGTATTTTCCTTTAATATCCCAAAGGACTTGGTCAATGCCTGAGATTGCACTCATAAGGATCGGGCCCCCACGATAAAAGCCACTGCGGTACATCATGTTCCAGTGGTCTTCAATATTCAGAGGATTTTCTCCAATCAAATTCTCCATTAGCTCATCTACTGCGGTTTTGACTGTTGCTGCTCGACCTTCAACAATCGGTTCACCCCAAGCCAGTGATACCTTCATCGGTTTCAACTTTTAAAAATAACCATCTTGGTGGGACTTGAAAGAGCTCATAGCTTTTTATTTTCATCTGTGTCACTCCCCTAATGTAATCGCTTTAATTAGTGCCTACGCCCTTTGTGGTGTTCACGATAATACAGATCAGATTACATGTCCACTCTTGACTAAGGAAAAAGCCGGCTCATTAACGGAAGACCACTGAAAAAGTCTTTAAAAGGTGAAAAAGAAGCTCTACTCCTACCGAATATAGGAAAATCGCTTCTCTTTTACACGATATGCAGATGCAAATGGCTATTATTCAAAGCTAAGTAGCTTGTTTTTCAGTGGCCTCGACATACGGAGGTTCCTCCTTTACATGCAAGACCCGCTTTTTACATGCGAGGAGCTCAGGCGACATGCGGAGCTTCCTTCTTTACATGCAAGACTCGCTTTTTCACATGCGAGGAGCTCAGGCGACATGCGGAGGTTCCTTCTTTACATGCAAGATCCGCTTTTTCACATGCGAGGAGCTCAGGCGACATGCGGAGGTTCCTTCTTTACATGGGAGACCCGCTTTTTGACATGCGAGGAGCTCAGGCGACATGCGGAGACCACTGAAAAAGTCTTTATAAGGTTAAAAAGAAGTCCTTCTCTTACCAAATATAAGGAAAAACTTTTCAAAACTATATGCAGATGCAAATGGTCTTGGCTTGTTTTTCAGGGTCCTCCATTAACGGAGCGGTTCCTTTTACGGATACTATTAAGATTAATCAACCCTCATAACTGAAAAAAGACAACGGGACTCTTGTCGTCCATGTTGTCTTTTTTACTTTTAGTAGTCAAAGTTCTGCAGGAATGCTTGACACCTATGCGCTTTGTCGAGAGCATTTAGAAATTGACTATGTGATATATCTAGAAAAATAGAGGTGCGATCTCTAAACATGATTTGTGTACCAACTTTACCTTCTTGTTTCTCGGCTATGCAGGATACAACATGTCTTGAGAAAAACCACTCACAATTAGGATTGGATGGAGAAAGAGTAGGAGCGGCAATAATAGCTAATCCCTCGCTAATCATGATAGGTGGTTTGGATTTTATTCCAAGACTATAGAGACTATACAATCTTCTTCCATCATAGCTCGAACCATTTGCTAGACATGCCGACTGTACTAGTTGAAGCGGTGTTTGTTTTACTAGGTAGGTTGTATTGGGTTCCATTACTTTGGTTGAGTATTCAATATCACGATATGGTTGTATAAATAAGGTCTGTTCATTAATGGCGTAATCATCTACATGGCGAATACTCTGCTGCATATCTTTTAGCATCTGTGTCAATACTCCTCCTTCTGAAAGTTCCGAAATTTGGACTGTTTTCTTCAAATCGGTACAACTTTAGCGTGAATTATGACCAATGCCCACG
The nucleotide sequence above comes from Alkalicoccobacillus plakortidis. Encoded proteins:
- a CDS encoding competence protein ComK, whose amino-acid sequence is MLKDMQQSIRHVDDYAINEQTLFIQPYRDIEYSTKVMEPNTTYLVKQTPLQLVQSACLANGSSYDGRRLYSLYSLGIKSKPPIMISEGLAIIAAPTLSPSNPNCEWFFSRHVVSCIAEKQEGKVGTQIMFRDRTSIFLDISHSQFLNALDKAHRCQAFLQNFDY